The following coding sequences are from one Salvia hispanica cultivar TCC Black 2014 chromosome 3, UniMelb_Shisp_WGS_1.0, whole genome shotgun sequence window:
- the LOC125213901 gene encoding transcription factor EGL1-like: MAAAADQKGFPDNLGKQLALAVRSTQWSYAIFWSFSAKQSGALGWSEGYYNGDIKTRKTVQAVELNSDPLGLQRTDQLRELFESLSLGESSPQPKRPTAALSPEDLTDTEWYFLVCMSFVFNVGQGLPGRSYAENETIWLRNAHLADTKLFSRSLLAKSASLQTVVCFPHLGGVVELGTTELVREDRSLIQHIKTSFLGSSSDTVINPSQDLVYQVLDQSNIPENNLDEVEVYSPDTSSDEFADNVLIGGSSLADGADGEASQLQSWQCKDTAVSNGTNNATSSSDSVSQSHGNPEEKVREFEGKKASTANCVPVSEECNRQTSPSFNGGVGGGDVHYQSVLSSLLKSSHQLILGPYRNGKKESSFISWKDRKLTPWLSQNTSPQRLLKQVVFGVARMHENAKIESAKNKDMCVDHSGQQEGEEVDRNHVLSERKRREKISERFTILGSLVPSGGKADKVSVLDHTIEYLRELERKVQDLEAYKEAMERESTTQSKAHDAMERTSDNYGNSKLGSIPKLLGNKRRASDVERTTSENKRTRSSSSTDSITISITDKDVLIEMRCSWRQCVLIQVMEALTQLNLDSQSVQSSNTDGILSLSINAKSKGVKGASAGAIKQALQRIIRK; the protein is encoded by the exons ATGGCTGCTGCTGCAGATCAAAAGGGTTTTCCAGATAATCTCGGAAAGCAGCTTGCTCTTGCAGTTAGAAGCACCCAGTGGAGCTATGCAATTTTCTGGTCCTTTTCTGCTAAACAATCTGG GGCGTTGGGGTGGAGTGAGGGATACTACAATGGAGATATCAAGACAAGGAAAACAGTTCAAGCGGTTGAGCTGAACTCGGATCCATTGGGATTGCAGAGAACTGATCAGCTAAGGGAATTGTTTGAGTCTCTTTCATTAGGTGAAAGCAGCCCACAACCTAAGAGACCTACTGCTGCATTATCCCCTGAAGATCTCACTGACACAGAGTGGTATTTTCTGGTGTGTATGTCCTTCGTCTTCAATGTCGGCCAAGG GTTGCCTGGAAGGTCGTATGCAGAGAATGAGACGATCTGGCTGCGCAATGCTCATCTTGCAGACACGAAACTCTTCTCTCGTTCTTTGCTTGCTAAG AGTGCATCTCTTCAG ACAGTAGTGTGCTTTCCGCATTTGGGAGGTGTGGTTGAGCTGGGAACAACTGAACTT GTTCGAGAGGATCGGAGTCTGATTCAGCATATAAAAACTTCGTTCTTGGGGAGCTCTTCAGATACTGTCATAAATCCGAGCCAAGACCTCGTCTATCAAGTGCTCGACCAGTCTAATATCCCTGAAAACAATCTTGATGAAGTGGAAGTTTATTCTCCCGACACCAGTTCGGATGAATTCGCAGACAATGTCCTAATAGGGGGATCGAGTCTAGCAGACGGTGCTGATGGGGAGGCGTCTCAGTTGCAGAGTTGGCAGTGCAAGGACACCGCGGTCAGTAATGGCACGAACAATGCCACAAGCTCTAGCGACAGCGTTTCTCAGTCTCATGGGAATCCAGAGGAGAAAGTCCGAGAATTCGAGGGAAAGAAAGCTAGCACTGCTAACTGTGTGCCCGTCAGTGAAGAATGCAACCGGCAGACATCACCTAGCTTCAACGGTGGtgttggtggtggtgatgTTCATTACCAAAGTGTGCTCTCAAGCCTTTTGAAGAGCTCCCACCAACTGATTTTGGGGCCTTACAGAAACGGTAAAAAAGAGTCGAGCTTCATCAGTTGGAAAGACAGAAAATTGACCCCTTGGTTGTCCCAGAACACGTCGCCACAGAGGCTACTGAAGCAAGTAGTCTTTGGAGTAGCTAGAATGCATGAAAATGCCAAGATTGAATCTGCCAAAAACAAGGACATGTGTGTTGACCATTCTGGTCAGCAAGAAGGCGAAGAAGTCGACAGAAACCACGTCCTATCCGAGAGGAAACGGAGAGAGAAGATAAGCGAGAGATTCACCATTCTTGGATCACTAGTTCCATCAGGTGGCAAG GCTGATAAAGTTTCAGTACTTGATCACACAATAGAGTATCTGAGAGAACTGGAGAGGAAGGTGCAGGATCTGGAAGCGTACAAGGAAGCAATGGAACGAGAGTCGACCACACAGAGCAAGGCTCACGATGCCATGGAGAGGACTTCGGACAACTATGGAAACAGCAAGCTTGGAAGCATCCCGAAGCTACTCGGGAACAAGAGGAGAGCTAGTGATGTGGAGAGAACCACATCTGAAAATAAGAGGACTCGGTCGAGCTCATCAACAGACAGCATAACCATCAGCATCACTGACAAGGATGTACTGATTGAGATGCGATGTTCTTGGAGACAGTGTGtgttaattcaagttatggaAGCTTTGACACAACTGAATCTGGACTCACAATCTGTTCAATCTTCCAACACTGATGGAATTTTATCCCTCTCGATCAATGCCAAG AGCAAGGGAGTGAAAGGTGCATCAGCTGGTGCAATCAAACAAGCTCTTCAAAGAATTATCAGAAAATAG